A region of Streptomyces sp. WMMC500 DNA encodes the following proteins:
- a CDS encoding bifunctional FO biosynthesis protein CofGH, producing MMKPPPVPAPTANAMRRALRRARDGVALDVSEVAVLLQARGDDLTDLSASAARVRDAGLAAAGRPGVITYSRSVFLPLTRLCRDRCHYCTFVTVPGRLRRDGHGMFMSPDEVLDVARRGAALGCKEALFTLGDRPEDRWPEAREWLEAHGYDDTQAYVRAMAVRVLEETGLLPHLNPGVVTWAGFQRLKPVAASMGMMLETTAERLWSEPGGPHFGSPDKEPAVRLRVLQDAGRSSVPFTSGLLIGIGETPAERAESLFALRRVQRAYQGLQEVIVQNFRAKPDTAMRGMPDAELDDLAATVAVTRLILGPAIGVQAPPNLVDAEYGKLIAAGIDDWGGVSPLTPDHVNPERPWPRLDELAERSAAAGFELRERLAVYPEFVRRGEPWLDPRILPHVTALADPETGLARDVRPRGLPWQEPDGGLAAGGRTDLHRTIDTEGRTGDRRADFDAVYGDWEALRETARELAPDTAPDTAPDAAPAAATAPDRLDPDVRAALARAADDPTRLTDAQAMALLHADGPALDALCGIADDLRRATVGDDVTYIVTRNINFTNVCYTGCRFCAFAQRRTDADAYTLSLDQVADRAEQAWDVGAVEVCMQGGIHPDLPGTAYFDIARAVRERVPGIHVHAFSPMEVMNGAARTGMSVRDWLTAAKEAGLGSIPGTAAEILDDEVRWILTKGKLPAADWIEVVTTAHDLGLRSSSTMMYGHVDQPRHWLGHLRLLAELQQRTGGFTEFVTLPFIHTNAPVYLAGIARPGPTMRDNRAVTAMARLLLHPHITNIQTSWVKLGADGAAQMLRSGANDLGGTLMEETISRMAGSSYGSYRSVKDLVAIAAAAGRPARPRTTTYGEVPAERRRAAEAADGRLPELLPVLGQ from the coding sequence ATGATGAAGCCGCCGCCCGTCCCCGCCCCCACCGCCAACGCCATGCGCCGCGCGCTCAGGCGCGCCCGCGACGGCGTCGCCCTCGACGTGTCCGAGGTCGCCGTGCTGCTCCAGGCCCGCGGCGACGACCTGACCGACCTCTCCGCCTCCGCCGCCCGGGTGCGGGACGCGGGACTGGCGGCGGCCGGCCGGCCCGGCGTCATCACGTACTCGCGCAGCGTCTTCCTGCCGCTGACCCGGCTGTGCCGCGACCGCTGTCACTACTGCACGTTCGTCACCGTTCCCGGCCGGCTCCGGCGCGACGGCCACGGGATGTTCATGTCCCCCGACGAGGTGCTGGACGTCGCCCGCCGCGGCGCCGCGCTCGGCTGCAAGGAGGCGCTGTTCACGCTCGGGGACCGGCCCGAGGACCGCTGGCCCGAGGCGCGCGAGTGGCTGGAGGCGCACGGGTACGACGACACGCAGGCGTACGTCCGCGCGATGGCCGTCCGCGTGCTGGAGGAGACCGGTCTCCTGCCCCACCTCAACCCGGGCGTCGTCACCTGGGCGGGCTTCCAGCGGCTCAAGCCGGTGGCCGCGTCCATGGGGATGATGCTGGAGACCACCGCCGAGCGGCTGTGGAGCGAGCCCGGCGGGCCGCATTTCGGCTCGCCCGACAAGGAGCCCGCCGTCCGCCTGCGGGTGCTTCAGGACGCGGGGCGCTCCTCCGTGCCGTTCACCAGCGGGCTGCTCATCGGCATCGGCGAGACGCCGGCCGAGCGCGCCGAGTCGCTGTTCGCGCTGCGCCGGGTGCAGCGGGCGTACCAGGGGCTGCAGGAGGTCATCGTGCAGAACTTCCGCGCCAAGCCGGACACGGCGATGCGCGGCATGCCGGACGCCGAGCTGGACGACCTCGCCGCCACCGTCGCCGTCACCCGGCTCATCCTGGGCCCGGCGATCGGGGTGCAGGCGCCGCCGAACCTCGTGGACGCGGAGTACGGCAAGCTCATCGCGGCCGGCATCGACGACTGGGGCGGGGTCTCGCCGCTGACGCCGGACCACGTCAACCCGGAGCGGCCCTGGCCGCGGCTGGACGAGCTGGCGGAGCGGTCGGCGGCGGCCGGGTTCGAGCTGAGGGAACGGCTCGCGGTCTACCCGGAGTTCGTGCGGCGCGGCGAGCCGTGGCTCGACCCGCGGATCCTGCCGCACGTCACCGCCCTGGCCGACCCGGAGACGGGCCTCGCGCGGGACGTACGCCCGCGGGGGCTGCCGTGGCAGGAGCCGGACGGCGGCCTCGCCGCCGGCGGCCGTACGGACCTGCACCGCACCATCGACACCGAGGGCCGCACGGGCGACCGGCGCGCCGACTTCGACGCGGTGTACGGCGACTGGGAGGCCCTGCGCGAGACGGCCCGGGAGCTGGCGCCCGACACCGCGCCCGACACCGCGCCGGACGCCGCGCCGGCCGCCGCGACCGCCCCCGACCGCCTCGACCCCGACGTACGCGCCGCCCTCGCCCGCGCCGCCGACGACCCCACCCGGCTCACCGACGCCCAGGCCATGGCCCTGCTGCACGCCGACGGCCCCGCCCTCGACGCCCTCTGCGGCATCGCCGACGACCTCCGCCGCGCCACGGTCGGCGACGACGTCACGTACATCGTCACGCGGAACATCAACTTCACCAATGTCTGCTACACCGGCTGCCGCTTCTGCGCCTTCGCCCAGCGCCGCACCGACGCCGACGCCTACACCCTCTCCCTCGACCAGGTCGCCGACCGCGCGGAACAGGCTTGGGACGTGGGCGCCGTCGAGGTCTGCATGCAGGGCGGCATCCACCCCGACCTGCCGGGCACGGCGTACTTCGACATCGCCCGCGCGGTCAGGGAGCGCGTGCCCGGCATCCACGTGCACGCGTTCTCGCCCATGGAGGTCATGAACGGCGCCGCCCGCACCGGCATGTCCGTGCGCGACTGGCTGACCGCCGCCAAGGAGGCCGGCCTCGGCTCGATCCCGGGCACGGCCGCCGAGATCCTCGACGACGAGGTGCGCTGGATCCTCACCAAGGGCAAGCTGCCCGCGGCCGACTGGATCGAGGTCGTCACCACGGCGCACGACCTGGGGCTCAGGTCGTCGTCCACGATGATGTACGGGCACGTGGACCAGCCCCGCCACTGGCTGGGCCACCTGCGGCTGCTCGCGGAGCTGCAGCAGCGCACGGGCGGCTTCACGGAGTTCGTCACGCTGCCGTTCATCCACACCAACGCCCCGGTGTACCTGGCGGGCATCGCCCGGCCGGGGCCCACGATGCGCGACAACCGCGCGGTCACCGCCATGGCCCGGCTGCTGCTCCACCCGCACATTACGAACATCCAGACGAGCTGGGTCAAGCTCGGTGCGGACGGCGCGGCGCAGATGCTCCGCTCCGGCGCCAACGACCTCGGCGGCACGCTGATGGAGGAGACGATCTCGCGGATGGCGGGCTCGTCCTACGGGTCGTACCGCTCGGTGAAGGACCTCGTCGCCATCGCCGCCGCCGCGGGCCGCCCGGCCCGGCCGCGGACGACGACGTACGGGGAGGTGCCGGCGGAGCGGCGGCGGGCGGCGGAGGCGGCGGACGGCCGGCTGCCGGAACTGCTGCCGGTGCTGGGGCAGTAG